One window of Pseudacidobacterium ailaaui genomic DNA carries:
- a CDS encoding c-type cytochrome, with product MQWWFVLLMVLAALGCGPSLPPSKPLDQLTPLEAQGRQVFVGRCARCHRVDSTSGLNGPGLFGLYRKKYLRNGAPANDDRVTDIIEHGRGMMPAMGNTMDEEQLQALLAYLHTL from the coding sequence ATGCAATGGTGGTTTGTTTTGCTGATGGTCCTGGCGGCGCTGGGATGCGGCCCCTCTCTGCCGCCATCCAAGCCGCTGGACCAGCTCACTCCCTTGGAAGCGCAAGGCAGGCAGGTCTTTGTGGGACGCTGCGCACGCTGCCATCGTGTAGACAGCACCTCCGGCCTGAACGGGCCGGGGCTCTTTGGGCTGTATCGAAAGAAATATCTGCGCAACGGTGCTCCTGCGAACGATGATCGGGTGACCGATATCATTGAGCATGGTCGCGGCATGATGCCCGCCATGGGGAATACGATGGACGAGGAGCAGTTGCAGGCGCTTCTGGCTTACCTGCATACGTTATGA
- a CDS encoding DUF2127 domain-containing protein, with protein sequence MAVIALWLLLLCGIGLFGVITHRFPWMVIIVCALFAAAASGLLQQRRWGWALALSAAFLSLCYGTYMVFRFHQAQLIVMVVVNLIFFLYLVRPEVLERLR encoded by the coding sequence ATGGCCGTCATCGCACTGTGGCTGCTGCTGCTGTGCGGCATCGGACTGTTTGGAGTCATCACACACCGCTTTCCCTGGATGGTCATTATCGTGTGTGCGCTTTTTGCTGCTGCGGCCAGCGGCCTGCTGCAGCAACGGCGATGGGGCTGGGCGCTGGCCCTGTCCGCCGCGTTCCTTTCTCTGTGTTATGGGACATATATGGTCTTCCGGTTCCACCAGGCGCAGCTAATCGTCATGGTGGTGGTGAACCTGATCTTCTTTCTCTACCTGGTGCGGCCGGAAGTGCTGGAGCGGCTGCGATAA